The genomic interval GTAAAGAATTTGGGGCAACAACTGGAAGGCCTAGAAGGGTAGGCTGGTTAGATTTGATTCTATTGAAATATGCTATTAAGGTCTCAGGTGTCGAAGAGTTGGTGTTGACAAAAGGTGATATACTTAGTAAAATAACAAAAATTCCAGTATGTATAGGATATAAAATTGGAAGTAAAGTGAAGGAAAATATCACTAGTATTGATGAAATAAAAGAAGTTACACCAGTATATACATATTTGGATGGTTGGGAAACTTTAAATGATTTAAATTTTAAAAGGTTCTTGGAATTTATTGAAAATTTTGTGGATGTTAAAATTAAATACGTATCCTATGGACCAAAGGTTGACCAAATTAAGCAAATTAGGCAAAATTGAATTTTTGGAGGTGAGTTATGTATACCATTAAAACAGTTGTTGTTATCGACTTTGGTTCACAATATACACAGTTAATTGTAAGGAGAATAAGAGAAATTGGATATTATGCCGAACTTTTATCCTGGGATGTATCGAAGGAAGAAGTGGTTGAATTAAATCCAGCTGCGATAATTTTCTCAGGTGGTCCAGCAAGTGTATTTGAAGAAGGGGCGCCATATATCCAAGATTATTTTTTTGAGCTAAATGTACCAATTCTTGGCATATGTTATGGACTACAGAGCATAATTCAGAAATTTGGTGGGAAAGTAGAAAAGTCTTCAAAAAGAGAATTTGGACGTACATTTTTAGAAATAATCAAAAAAGATCCAATTTTTGATGGTATTCCTAAAAAATCTGAGGTATGGATGAGCCATTCAGATAGAGTTGAAGAGTTGCCAGAAAATTTTTATGTTATAGCTCAGAGTGAGAATTCACCGTATGCGGTTGTAAGAAATGTGGAAGGGAACATATATGGTGTACAATTTCATCCTGAGGTTACTCATAGTCAGTATGGGCGAAAACTGTTATCAAATTTTATTGAAAAAGTTGTAGGAATTGAGAAGAACTGGAGAATGGAAGATTTTCTTGAGAAAAAAATTAGGGAAATAAGAGAAACAGTAGGAGAAAATAAGGTAATATTGGGACTATCTGGAGGAGTTGATTCATCTGTTCTAGCAATTTTGTTAAATAAAGCTATAGGTAATAATTTGATACCAATTTTTGTGGACACGGGACTTTTAAGATTAAACGAAAAATCTGAAGTTGTTGAAAATTTTGAGGATTTAGGTATTGACTTAGTAATAGTAGACGCTCAAGAAAAGTTTTTTGAAGTTTTAAAAGGTGTAGAAGCACCAGAAGAAAAGAGAAAAATTATAGGACATACATTTATTGAGATATTTAACGAAACTGCGAAAAAGTTACTAGAAAAACATGGTGATATTAAATTTCTTGCTCAAGGTACACTTTATCCGGATGTTATAGAAAGTAAGGTGTGCGGAAGCAAATCAGCAGCGAAAATAAAAACTCATCATAATGTAGGAGGATTACCAGAAAAATTACCGTTCAAAGTTATAGAACCTTTCCGAAATTTATTTAAAGATGAAGTTAGACAGATAGGAAAAATTTTAAATATTCCTGAAAAGATAATTAATAGACATCCATTCCCTGGTCCAGGCCTTGCTGTAAGAATTATCGGAGAGGTAACAAAAGAATCCGTTGAAAAACTTCGAAAAGCGGATTATATATTCATTGAGGAACTGAGGAAAGAAAATTTATATGACAAGGTGTGGCAAGCATTTTCCGTATTGTTACCAATAAAAACGGTAGGAGTTATGGGGGATTATAGAAGTTATGAAAATGTAATAGCTCTTCGTGCTGTGAATAGCGAAGATGGTATGACTGCAGATTGGGCAAAATTACCATCCGAGTTTTTAAATCAAGTGGCAAAGAGAATTATTAATGAAGTTAGTGGAATAAATAGAGTAGTATACGATATTACTTCAAAACCTCCAGCAACAATTGAGTGGGAGTAAGGAGGGAAAAATAAAGTGGTTGAAAGATATGCATTAGAACCAATTAAAAGCTTATGGACTCTTGAAAATCAATATGAAAGATGGCTAGAAGTGGAGTTGGCTGTAATTAGAGCATATGAGGAATTAGAAAAAATACCTAAAGGTACTTATGAAAAAATAAAAGATAATATTTATTTTAATATCGAAGAGTTTTTAGAAATGGAAAAGGAAATAAAACATGATGTAATAGCATTTATCAAAGTTGTAACTTCAAAAATGGGAGATGAGGCAAAATATTTTCACTATGGATTAACCTCTTCAGATGTAGTAGATACTGCTAACATTTTAGCTTTGATTCGTTCAACAAAATATATTCTTAGTGAAATTGAATTGCTTAGGAAGTTGTTATATGAAAAAGCTTTAAAATATAAATATTTACCAACTATTGGGAGAACACATGGTGTTCATGCCGAACCAACATCTTTTGGTTTAAAATTTCTTTCTTGGTACGATGAATTTGGTAGAAATCTGAGAAGGTTAGAAAAAGCTTATGAAGAACTTTCTATTGGAAAGTTATCTGGAGCGGTTGGAAATTATGCCAATATCGATCCTCAAGTAGAAGAGTTGGCATTATCGTATTTATCATTAAAACCTGCTTTGACGGTTTCTCAAGTAATTCCAAGGGATTATCACGCTTATTTAGTTGAAGTATTTGCTCTAATTGCGTCTGCCATTGAAAGAATGGCAGTGGAAATTAGACATTTGCAGAGAACAGAAGTTTTTGAAGTGCAAGAACCGTTTAGAAAAGGGCAAAGGGGTTCTTCAGCTATGCCACATAAGAAAAATCCAATTTTGAGTGAGAGATTAACAGGTTTGGCAAGAATAGTAAAAAACTATGTTAACATTGCTCTTGAAAATATAGTTTTATGGCATGAAAGAGATATTTCTCATTCTTCTGCAGAAAGATTTATGTTTCCAGATATAACTATGTTGGTATTTTATATGTTGAAAAAAGCACAAGAATTAATAGAAAACTTAGTAATTTTTGAAAAAAATATAAGAAGAAACATTGATATTACCAAAGGTTTAGTTTATTCTCAAAGGGTTTTCCACGCGCTAATGAATGAAGGATTTTCAAGAGAAGAAGCATATAAAAAGGTCCAAGGAGTTGCCTTAATTTGTACAAAGAAAAATTTATCGTTTAAGAAGGAAGTTGAAAATCATTTTGGAAACATATTTACAAACAAAGAACTTAAAGAGTTATTTAATCCTTCGTATTATTTAAGAAATATCGATAAAATTTATGAAAGATTTGAAGGTTAATCGTTGAAACTTATTTTTTCAATTATTTTATCACAGAGTTGACCTTTATAACCACTTTCATTAGATAATTCACTTAAAAGTCTAACTAAACTGAAGAAACTATCTTTCGGGATAATTTTTGATAACTTTAAAAGATTATTAGAAATAGTTTCAACGTTTTCAATCATTGTTTTTGCTTCATCTTCTGAAATATTTGAAATAAAATCTACAATTCTTATAATTATAGAATTTACTTCATGAATTTCCAGTTTTTCAGGAATATTACCTTCTAAAATTATATCTCGTGCATTTGGAATTTCAAAAAACATATTTTCGATGAAAACTTTCGCTGCTTCTGATCCTAAAATTCCTGAAGCAAGTTGATATCCAAATCTTTTTTTATCTTCTTTTGAAAGTTTTTTAAGAACATTTCCTAATTTATACCAGCTTCTAGGACTTGGTTTTATATTAGCTTTTAAAGAAACATTTATTCTTGGAAACAAGAATTCAGGATTTTTTTCTACAAATTTTTTGATTTCTTCTGGTAATCCAATTTGATCAGCCCATTGTAACCATTCATCAACACTTGGAGAAATTTCAAGAATAAAAAATCTTGAAAGAAAAGCGGGATCTGTAATTAAATCCACCTGATCATAGTCTTCATCAGGAGGATTCATTGAAGCAGCTATCCAAGTACCTTTTGGTAAGACGTGGTTGTGTATTCGTTTATCAATTAAAAGTTGCATAATCGCATTTCTTATGCTTCTGTGTGAACGATTTATTTCATCTAGAAAAATTATATAGTTTTCATTATCAGGCCACCAGTCTGGTGCCAAAAAGACTGTTTTATTATTTTCTCTAGAAGGCAAACCAATAAGATCACCTGGTTCCATTTGTGAAAGTACTAAAATTACAAGTTTTCTATTGGTTTCATTAGCTATTTCTCTCATTAGATCTGTTTTACCAACCCCAAAATGTCCAACTAATAGGGGAACTTCTCCAGATTCCATGATTTTTTTTGATAAATATTTAGCTTCCTGAATAGTCAAGTTCAGCACCTCCAAGGTCTTTTACAAGTTCTTCTACCATAGTTTCGTCTTTAAAAACGTTAGTCAGAGAATATATATAGCCTCTTCCTTTTTTTTGTCTCTTTACTACTCCACTTGACAGTAATTGTTTAAGTACATTATAGGAATCTTTTCCTCTTATACCATCAATTTCAGATTTAGTTAACTTATTTTTAGTAGCTAAAAGTAAAACAATTTCTAACTGAGCTTCAGAAAGACTACTTAAAGATCTTTTTCTTACAATTTTGGATACTTCTGATGAAAATTGTTCTTTAGTGTAAAATCTTAAGAATCCGTCAATATTCCTTAGTTCAATGCCATGTTCTTCGGAGGAATTATATTTTTTTTGAAGTTGTAAAATAATTTCATCTAAAACGTTCTCCGAAATGTCAGTTATTTTTTGAAGATCTTGTTTTTTAATACCTCTTGAAGCAAATATCATTGCTTCAACCAAGGCTATTTGATTTTTTTGCATTTCTGACCACTCTCTTGATTTTAAATTTTTTGTCTAAAAAGATTTTATTGAGTTTTATTAATTCTAGGATCGCTAAAAATTTAACTATAAACTCGTATCTATTTTTAGATTCTTTTAGTACATCAAAGAGATTTTTATCAATATATTCGTTGAGAATTTTTGTCATGACTACCTCGATTGAAAGAGATTCTTTTTTTATTTGATATACCTTTTGTTTTAGTTCGATTTCTTGAAGAGTGTTTTTTAATAGTTTCTCAAACTTTTTTTCGTTTATTTTTGGAAAAACAACTCTTACATTTATGGGGTAGTTTTTTATCTTCTTGTTATCTAGTTTTCTAACATTTTCAACCATTTCTTTTAATTTAGCATATTGTTCGACTTGTGCATAAAAATTTTCCTTTGAATATTGGAATTCTTTATCTTCATTACTCCGAGGCAATAAACTTTTTGATTTTAATTCCATTAAGTATGAAGCAGTGGCAATAAACTCTGAAGTTATATTTAGGTTCATTTTTTTCATATTATTTAGATAATTCATAAATTCATCAGCAAGAAGAGATAAGGGAATTTCCCTTATGCTCAATTTATTCTTTTTTACTAAAAACAATATTAAATCCAAAGGACCTTCAAAATTTTCAAATTTGAAAAGTAATTCCATTAAAAACCTTCTTCTTCTATAATAGAGGTATAATGAATTTCATATATTTCTAGTAGATTAGCGATTGTTTCAGGGTCATCACATTGAACTTTGATTGAAACTTGTCTTTTTCCATCATCTTTTAAAGTTAAAATTGACAAAATATTCATTTTATTGTTTGCTAATACATCAATTACTCTCTTTAACTCTCCAGGTTTATCGGGAAGTTCAAGAATTATTCTTGTTCCCGGTTCATCCATAGCAGAAAGTTCAGTGAATGCTTCTAATACTTCTTGTACTGTCAGGATACCAATTACTTCTGCATTGTTATTTACGACTGGAAGTATTTGATCCCTATTTTCAATTAACATTAAAGCTGCCTCTTCGACATTTGAATCTTCTACAACATAAAAGTCTGGAAATGTAACGTAATTATTAACTGATTCTTCAAGTTCCGAATCTCTAATGCTTGATTTATAAAGTACCCCTTCGAATTTGTCGTTTTCGTCTAGAACTATGCAGTAATCACATGCGTACTCCCGCATTTTTCTTAATGCTTCCCCAACATTTTGATTTACTTTAATTGTTGGAAAGTAGGTTATTACCCATTTTTTAACATTCATAAGTTAACCTCCTTTTTGATTGTCATTAAATATATTTATTTCACCATTATCAGCACAAATTACTATTATTTTGTCTTTATATTTAAAAATATCTATAGGGAATTTTCCTGTATCAAAAACTTCTATTTTCTTTCCAATAATTATAAGCTTATCATCATGTGCTGAAAGAATATACAATCGATCATTAAATACTTTTCCATTTGTAGGTTGAAACTCTAATTTGGCTACACTGTATATTTTATCATTTTTTAACTTGTATATTGTTTTTGTAAACATGGAGGCAAAGTAAAGCTCATTGTTCCATAATAATCCGAATGACAAATAAGGTTCTGTTGTATATATTTTTTTTGTTTCGAAATCTAAAATTTTCCCTCCTCGAGAATCAAGAACATATTTTGAAATCATGTGATTAGGTGTTATTAAATTAAAGTTAAGTAATTTGTTATCATATTCGATGTCTATTTCTTTGTTCCAAATGTAAAAACCTATAGCTTTTGAATTGTAAAAGTCAAAATAACTTGGCTTAGAGGAGAATTTGTGATGATATATTATTTCAAGATCAAAGTTAAAACCGTACAAATTTCCATTGTTGTCTAATATGTAAACAACATTATCTAATTTTTTATAAAAAATAGGTTTATAATCCAGCTCCTTATTAACCACTTGGAGATTTTCCAAGTTATACAAAAGTACTTGTTTTCCTACACTATCAATTACTAGTAATTCTTTTTCATTCATATAAGAAACAACTGGATAGACTCCAACATTAGTTAAGAAGAAGTCAATTTTTTTGTTCTCAACGTTAAAAATTACTACCTTCCTTTCTATTGAACTTGTTAAGATAATGTAATTCTCATAAATAGTGTTTCTATATGTATATTTTATACCAGTATATATACTTTCCGAAAAAAGAGTGTAGGATAAGAGAACCAGCAAACTAAATGATAATTTTGTAAATTTCTTCTGCAACTTTTTCTTTACTCCCTTCAATTTCTTTTATAGAGTCTTTTGATATAACATATACTTTTGTTGAGTCTTTTCCCA from Thermosipho atlanticus DSM 15807 carries:
- the guaA gene encoding glutamine-hydrolyzing GMP synthase; translated protein: MKTVVVIDFGSQYTQLIVRRIREIGYYAELLSWDVSKEEVVELNPAAIIFSGGPASVFEEGAPYIQDYFFELNVPILGICYGLQSIIQKFGGKVEKSSKREFGRTFLEIIKKDPIFDGIPKKSEVWMSHSDRVEELPENFYVIAQSENSPYAVVRNVEGNIYGVQFHPEVTHSQYGRKLLSNFIEKVVGIEKNWRMEDFLEKKIREIRETVGENKVILGLSGGVDSSVLAILLNKAIGNNLIPIFVDTGLLRLNEKSEVVENFEDLGIDLVIVDAQEKFFEVLKGVEAPEEKRKIIGHTFIEIFNETAKKLLEKHGDIKFLAQGTLYPDVIESKVCGSKSAAKIKTHHNVGGLPEKLPFKVIEPFRNLFKDEVRQIGKILNIPEKIINRHPFPGPGLAVRIIGEVTKESVEKLRKADYIFIEELRKENLYDKVWQAFSVLLPIKTVGVMGDYRSYENVIALRAVNSEDGMTADWAKLPSEFLNQVAKRIINEVSGINRVVYDITSKPPATIEWE
- the purB gene encoding adenylosuccinate lyase; this translates as MVERYALEPIKSLWTLENQYERWLEVELAVIRAYEELEKIPKGTYEKIKDNIYFNIEEFLEMEKEIKHDVIAFIKVVTSKMGDEAKYFHYGLTSSDVVDTANILALIRSTKYILSEIELLRKLLYEKALKYKYLPTIGRTHGVHAEPTSFGLKFLSWYDEFGRNLRRLEKAYEELSIGKLSGAVGNYANIDPQVEELALSYLSLKPALTVSQVIPRDYHAYLVEVFALIASAIERMAVEIRHLQRTEVFEVQEPFRKGQRGSSAMPHKKNPILSERLTGLARIVKNYVNIALENIVLWHERDISHSSAERFMFPDITMLVFYMLKKAQELIENLVIFEKNIRRNIDITKGLVYSQRVFHALMNEGFSREEAYKKVQGVALICTKKNLSFKKEVENHFGNIFTNKELKELFNPSYYLRNIDKIYERFEG
- a CDS encoding AAA family ATPase encodes the protein MTIQEAKYLSKKIMESGEVPLLVGHFGVGKTDLMREIANETNRKLVILVLSQMEPGDLIGLPSRENNKTVFLAPDWWPDNENYIIFLDEINRSHRSIRNAIMQLLIDKRIHNHVLPKGTWIAASMNPPDEDYDQVDLITDPAFLSRFFILEISPSVDEWLQWADQIGLPEEIKKFVEKNPEFLFPRINVSLKANIKPSPRSWYKLGNVLKKLSKEDKKRFGYQLASGILGSEAAKVFIENMFFEIPNARDIILEGNIPEKLEIHEVNSIIIRIVDFISNISEDEAKTMIENVETISNNLLKLSKIIPKDSFFSLVRLLSELSNESGYKGQLCDKIIEKISFND
- the scpB gene encoding SMC-Scp complex subunit ScpB, yielding MQKNQIALVEAMIFASRGIKKQDLQKITDISENVLDEIILQLQKKYNSSEEHGIELRNIDGFLRFYTKEQFSSEVSKIVRKRSLSSLSEAQLEIVLLLATKNKLTKSEIDGIRGKDSYNVLKQLLSSGVVKRQKKGRGYIYSLTNVFKDETMVEELVKDLGGAELDYSGS
- a CDS encoding segregation and condensation protein A: MELLFKFENFEGPLDLILFLVKKNKLSIREIPLSLLADEFMNYLNNMKKMNLNITSEFIATASYLMELKSKSLLPRSNEDKEFQYSKENFYAQVEQYAKLKEMVENVRKLDNKKIKNYPINVRVVFPKINEKKFEKLLKNTLQEIELKQKVYQIKKESLSIEVVMTKILNEYIDKNLFDVLKESKNRYEFIVKFLAILELIKLNKIFLDKKFKIKRVVRNAKKSNSLG
- a CDS encoding CBS domain-containing protein; this encodes MNVKKWVITYFPTIKVNQNVGEALRKMREYACDYCIVLDENDKFEGVLYKSSIRDSELEESVNNYVTFPDFYVVEDSNVEEAALMLIENRDQILPVVNNNAEVIGILTVQEVLEAFTELSAMDEPGTRIILELPDKPGELKRVIDVLANNKMNILSILTLKDDGKRQVSIKVQCDDPETIANLLEIYEIHYTSIIEEEGF